A single region of the Agromyces sp. Leaf222 genome encodes:
- the istA gene encoding IS21 family transposase gives MRSRVDVFAAIRRDARVEGLSIRELARRHAVGRPTVRLALMQAAPPEAVPKVRPAPRLDKFKPAIDAMLVEDTTAPRKQRHTARRVFARLIEEHGATELSYSTVRNYVRRRRPEIDAVAGRQLEAFVPQLHAPAAEAEVDFGEVWVVLAGVKTKCHMFTFRLSYSGKAIHRVYSTQGQEAFLEGHIDAFDDIGGVPVRHIKYDNLTSAVTTVIYGTGRRRTENPRWVLFRSHYGFDAFYCQPGIEGAHEKGGVEGEVGRFRRNRLSPMPVVDTLAELNEKVRGWDIADEARRVDNRIRTVGEDFTLERSLLAALPAERFDPGLTLTPRVDRSSLIRVRMASYSVPVRFINRPVRVSLRASEVVVFDGRTEIARHPRVTQLHGQSVDLDHYLEVLKTKPGALPGSTALAQARSAGTFTTTHEAFWAAARRTDGDAAATRELIDVLLLHRTMDAVHVIAGLQAALRVGAVTADVVAVEARRHAAGGSESNRDLVAHGSEHEQHDGQSSRSRVVSITQRRLADPAAVIAGLPPDTRPMPSTAKYDELLTRRTTATATATATEETA, from the coding sequence ATGAGGTCTCGGGTGGATGTCTTCGCGGCGATCCGGCGTGATGCGCGGGTGGAGGGGCTCTCGATCCGGGAGCTCGCTCGACGCCATGCGGTGGGCCGTCCAACAGTGCGGTTGGCGTTGATGCAGGCGGCACCACCAGAGGCAGTACCGAAGGTCCGGCCGGCACCACGGTTGGACAAGTTCAAGCCCGCGATCGACGCGATGCTGGTTGAGGATACGACGGCGCCGAGGAAACAGCGACATACCGCCCGTCGGGTGTTCGCAAGGCTCATTGAAGAGCACGGTGCGACCGAGCTGTCGTACTCCACGGTCCGCAACTACGTTCGTCGCCGCCGACCCGAGATCGACGCGGTGGCCGGCCGCCAACTCGAGGCCTTCGTCCCCCAACTACATGCCCCCGCGGCAGAAGCCGAGGTCGACTTCGGTGAGGTCTGGGTGGTCTTGGCCGGAGTGAAGACGAAATGCCACATGTTCACGTTCCGTCTCTCGTACTCGGGTAAGGCGATTCACCGGGTCTATTCCACGCAGGGGCAGGAAGCGTTCCTCGAGGGCCATATCGACGCGTTCGACGACATCGGCGGGGTGCCTGTCCGGCACATCAAGTACGACAACCTGACTTCGGCTGTGACGACCGTGATCTACGGCACGGGGCGGCGACGGACAGAGAATCCACGGTGGGTGCTGTTCCGCTCGCATTACGGGTTCGATGCGTTCTACTGCCAGCCCGGAATCGAGGGTGCGCACGAGAAGGGCGGCGTTGAGGGTGAGGTGGGGCGGTTTCGCCGGAATCGCCTGTCACCGATGCCTGTCGTTGACACGCTCGCGGAACTGAATGAGAAGGTTCGCGGCTGGGATATCGCCGACGAAGCGCGCCGGGTCGATAACCGGATCCGCACGGTCGGTGAGGACTTCACCCTCGAGCGATCGTTGCTCGCAGCACTCCCGGCGGAGCGGTTCGATCCCGGATTGACGTTGACGCCGCGGGTTGATCGGTCGAGCCTGATCCGGGTCCGGATGGCGTCATACTCCGTCCCTGTCCGGTTCATCAACCGGCCGGTGCGGGTGTCGTTGCGGGCATCAGAGGTGGTCGTGTTCGATGGCCGAACCGAGATCGCCCGGCACCCGCGCGTCACCCAACTGCACGGCCAGTCCGTGGATCTGGATCACTACCTGGAAGTGTTGAAGACGAAGCCTGGCGCATTGCCGGGCTCGACCGCGTTGGCACAGGCCCGCTCGGCTGGCACGTTCACGACGACGCATGAAGCGTTCTGGGCTGCAGCACGACGAACCGACGGGGATGCCGCGGCGACACGGGAACTCATCGACGTGCTCCTCCTGCACCGCACGATGGACGCCGTCCACGTGATCGCGGGACTACAAGCTGCGCTGCGGGTAGGTGCGGTGACCGCAGACGTCGTCGCGGTCGAAGCCAGACGCCACGCCGCCGGTGGGTCCGAGTCGAACCGTGATCTCGTCGCTCACGGTTCAGAGCACGAGCAACACGACGGGCAATCGAGCCGGTCCCGGGTCGTAAGTATCACTCAACGTCGCCTGGCCGATCCGGCTGCGGTGATCGCAGGCTTGCCTCCTGACACCAGACCGATGCCGTCCACAGCGAAATACGACGAACTGCTCACCCGACGCACCACTGCCACTGCCACTGCCACTGCCACCGAGGAGACTGCCTGA
- the istB gene encoding IS21-like element helper ATPase IstB — MSMAAPTLRRRRGMTEQAATAAVDQACRRLRLPTIRALVDQAVGIAQKEQLSYHGFLAELLLAECDDRDRRSSVRRVKAAGFPRDKWLGDFDYDANPNINPATVNTLATGQWVQKGQPLCLIGDSGTGKSHLLIGLGTAAAEKGFRVKYTLATRLVNELVEAADEKTLARTIARYGRVDLLMIDELGYMELDRQGAELLFQVLTEREEKNSVAIASNQSFGDWGRTFTDPRLCAAIVDRLTFNATIIETGTDSYRLAHTKQQLATST, encoded by the coding sequence ATGAGCATGGCCGCACCGACCCTGCGCCGACGGCGCGGGATGACCGAGCAAGCCGCGACCGCCGCAGTCGATCAGGCCTGCAGACGTCTACGCCTGCCAACCATCCGCGCCCTCGTCGATCAAGCCGTCGGAATCGCGCAGAAGGAACAGCTCTCCTATCACGGGTTCCTCGCCGAGCTGCTGCTCGCCGAATGCGATGACCGCGACCGGCGTTCCTCGGTCCGCCGAGTCAAAGCAGCCGGATTCCCCCGCGACAAGTGGTTAGGTGACTTCGATTACGACGCGAACCCGAACATCAACCCCGCCACCGTCAACACCCTCGCCACCGGCCAATGGGTTCAGAAGGGCCAACCCCTCTGCCTGATCGGGGACTCCGGAACGGGAAAGAGCCACCTCCTCATCGGATTGGGCACCGCGGCCGCGGAGAAAGGATTCCGGGTGAAGTACACCCTCGCGACCAGGCTCGTGAACGAACTCGTCGAAGCCGCCGACGAGAAGACTCTGGCACGCACCATCGCCCGCTACGGCCGCGTCGATCTCCTCATGATCGACGAGCTCGGCTACATGGAACTGGACCGACAAGGAGCCGAGCTCCTCTTCCAAGTCCTCACCGAACGCGAAGAGAAGAACTCTGTCGCGATCGCGTCCAACCAATCCTTCGGCGACTGGGGCCGCACCTTCACCGACCCCAGGTTGTGCGCCGCGATCGTCGACCGCCTCACCTTCAACGCCACCATCATCGAGACCGGCACCGACTCCTACCGACTCGCCCACACCAAACAACAACTCGCAACCAGCACCTAA